Part of the Triticum aestivum cultivar Chinese Spring chromosome 4D, IWGSC CS RefSeq v2.1, whole genome shotgun sequence genome is shown below.
aattcactgatttggttaaggtaggaaataatctattatttgtttcctaaagcaaattgcattaatggaagagatccgttgatttggctaaggtaggaaagaatctattatttgtttcctaaagcaaattgcatttatgaaagagattcgttgatttggctaagctAGGAAAGTTAGATCCATGATCTTTTGTCATTAGAAAAGTGTTGAAAATAAACCGTACCGGACTACCAACTCCTTCATTAggttttttttcgctggttaatcTTGGTAGGTCTTTTTTTGTTGGTTAACCTTCGTAGGTCTATTTTTTTGGTACGTGGATGGGTGCGGGTTGGGGCCTCAGGAGGAGGTTTTTTCGGTTTCTGGTGGATAAGTCAGAGGTGGGAGTGAGgacgaaaaaaaaccggacgaaaatggtgggacgaaaTAAACCCGGAacagagactaccaactgctccattaggagtagagattagcaAAATTGAACTACCCTATTATAAAGAAATGAAGAGAGTTAAAAAACGCTAACAAGTAGTACTAAATAGGACCATTACAAAGAACTGCTTACAGCACCTCAACTTGCCTTAGGGACAGAGGCATCCCTGAACTTGGTCGTCCATGAAAACATGCGTGAACTCGGCGTAGACTGGTAGTTGAACTTGGTACACATCCACACTAGCACCAGCAGCACAAGCCGAGGTGCGTACCAGGGGTGTCAGTTTGGATTTTGGGAATGAGATTCATGTTTTGTAACTAATTAAAGTTCTAAATATGTGTACTTCTCCATCAGAAATGTTATTACTGCATATGTCCAAACTATTTAGCTTCTATTTGAcaacaaaaaaatatcaaaaatgaTTGTTTAAGTTATTTTTAGGCATATAAACATATAGCTTGAGAGCAACAGGAATAGTACAAGTTCTCCAATGCAAACTGAACAAGGTTTACTAAGCATAAGAACAAAAAGGTAGTGTGCACCCAATTCGTTCGGGCCTCTTTTCTAAACTTTGTGCATGCTAGATTTAAAAAACGAGGATCCAACGATCAAAATATAAATTTAATCACACCAATTGGTAGAGAGAGACGTAACAGCACAAACAAACTCAATCTTTGAGAAGACAGGGAGAGTTGTAGTTACGGCTGTGGGTGTTCCATCCCCGTGATCACTCAATTTTGCTTCGTCTGGTGTTTCATTCCCGTGTACCAGAAGCTGACCTTCAGGAGGTGGCGAAGAAGAACGGCCGACGACCAACGGTGACCAATGGCCATAGCCACTCATAGCGTGATGGCCGACGAAGACGGGAGTGTCCAACAACTTCCCTGTCCTGGCTCATTGCGGGACATGCACTGGACCAACAAGAAAAAGGATCTGAAGTGATATAGGCAACAGACTCAAGATGACTGAAAATTTTGTCATAGCATAATTGAAAATCAACATCTAGCTTCTTATACAACAGAGATCTACCCTACTGATCAACATATGCAAGTCTGATACATACGAAATTGGTTGAAGATGATTACAAGAACAAGATGgatgttattttcatatttgaatttctaCTAATTGGACTTGTGACCGGGAAGTAGATGGACTGAAAAGCAGGAACTATTACAAATTTTCTATACAATGAACTACCATAcaatataaaagtgaattattctTTTAACACGCACATTGCACTGATTCAGCTTTCCTTTACGAACTGATAATAAAATACATACTGGGCTGCTACATGGGGGCTATCGATGACGTGAATCATGCCGAGTTGCACTGCGGAGCTGGACGTCCTCAACCCCCGTGGTTCCTCAGGTCGCACCTTTCACCAGTGAAGCAGAGGCGATGGAGTTGGAGCGGGGCACGCCCACAGCAGCGAGACTGAACGGCCGGGGATTGTGCCGTTGAACTTCCTGCACGCGGCTAACGAACAAATAACCATAATATGTGAACAGCGCACGTAATATGTATTGTACACTGTTTTTTCGTTCTCATGAACAAATAACCATAGACTAACGAGAGAATGTATTACTGGACAATAGGCATTTTCTTCTCAAAACAactttggttttctttttcttttttttcacttttgctctgcttttcttttttctttgcttTATGAAGTACCCCATCAGAAAAGTTGAACTTTAGATTTTACCCATCTCCGCATCTACTGAAACTAAGGGAGCTCCTTTTGAAACATGTACGATGAACTGAAAAGGCATATACAAGGTGAACTGAAAAACCATATACAAGGTGAACCGGAAAAGCTGCATATGTATATAGGAAGGTTACTGGTACCGAAAAATTAGGACAGTAAACAACATTATAAATTGAATTCCTGAATGTTCAGTCCAAGTGGTACTAGGTGATGATGGCTGATGACTATGTGCATAGAACTGAAGCAAGGAATAGATGAACTAATGAACTATAATACATATGCAAAACAATACTATCATATGTTCAGAATCCCATGATAACCTCATTTTCGACAACACATGCACAATCAGATAGCAAAGTAAAATTGCATTAATATTTCAAGCAGCATGCAAGAGAGAACACTAACCATCCAGGGCTTGGTTGAGTGAACTGAAGTCCATAAAAGTTTTGGACGTTTTGTTTGGAGATGGTTGCACGAGAACAATGGTGTGCCTTCCTGCCAGAAAACAAAACAGATAAAGTATGCATACAGAAAAGCAGCATTTCCTCAATGAGCTATGATGGATGAATCGCCGCTGGCAATACTTAGTGCATAGGAGAACCTGCACTGCTGGATTTGTCGAGAGAGGACTGAGGGCAGCACGTTCCCATGGCTTTTTTTTCTGGAGTAGTCGCCCTCAGTGAGTGAAAATGCACAGGGAGCAAGACCAACCATTAACATGATTAGTTAAGATCCTCTATCTGAATAACCTTGCCTATTCTTTGGTTAGCACCTAAATTACAGATCACACACGAAAAATGCTCTAAGTATTGTAAGCTATAGCAATTAGCAAGCAAGAAGGGAGCTACAAATGCACATGAACACAAGAAAACTAGTAGTCCAGTGCACTGAGACATTTTAGCAAATACATGACGTGCACTCAGCAGGGGCCACACATGGGAGCTGGAGGCGCGGCACAACCAGCGTGAGCACAACAGCGGCGAACGGCCTAGGGCGGCAGGGTTGGAATGCCTGGACGCAGTGCGGCGGAACGAGCCACCGGGACCTGCAGCTCGTGGGGGAGCAAGATGCAGTGGGAGAAGCCGGCGTTTCC
Proteins encoded:
- the LOC123098508 gene encoding uncharacterized protein isoform X3, giving the protein MLMVGLAPCAFSLTEGDYSRKKSHGNVLPSVLSRQIQQCRKAHHCSRATISKQNVQNFYGLQFTQPSPGCRVQEVQRHNPRPFSLAAVGVPRSNSIASASLVKGAT
- the LOC123098508 gene encoding uncharacterized protein isoform X1, producing MLMVGLAPCAFSLTEGDYSRKKSHGNVLPSVLSRQIQQCRFSYALRRHTIVLVQPSPNKTSKTFMDFSSLNQALDGSSTAQSPAVQSRCCGRAPLQLHRLCFTGERCDLRNHGG
- the LOC123098508 gene encoding uncharacterized protein isoform X2, whose amino-acid sequence is MLMVGLAPCAFSLTEGDYSRKKSHGNVLPSVLSRQIQQCRFSYALRRHTIVLVQPSPNKTSKTFMDFSSLNQALDAACRKFNGTIPGRSVSLLWACPAPTPSPLLHW
- the LOC123098508 gene encoding uncharacterized protein isoform X4, producing MLMVGLAPCAFSLTEGDYSRKKSHGNVLPSVLSRQIQQCRKAHHCSRATISKQNVQNFYGLQFTQPSPGWKFNGTIPGRSVSLLWACPAPTPSPLLHW